The proteins below come from a single Micromonospora citrea genomic window:
- a CDS encoding site-2 protease family protein, which produces MRASFRLGRIAGVPVGVNWSVLVIFALIAWALSANQFPRAYPDRPVIAYVLAGLAAAVVFFLGLLAHEVSHAVVAKRNGLEVGGITLWLFGGVAELRGEARDPGAELRIAGVGPLVSLLIGFFFGAIAVLLALAGVEGLLLGSLAWLAGINVLLAVFNALPAAPLDGGRLLRAAVWKATGDRTKASVVAARAGWVLGALLIGLGLWQFLAGVGFGGLWLALIGWFLIGAAGMEERQARMGSALRGVRVADVMTPQPQTASGQMTVADFVDHYLFAYRHTALPLTEDDRPVGLVTLDRVRGIPADRRDATTLAEVACRADELVLARPEESLNDLLPRLSECADGRALVVADGRLVGIVSPSDISRAVQRGSLREQLADRPGR; this is translated from the coding sequence ATGAGGGCGAGTTTCCGGCTCGGCCGGATCGCGGGCGTTCCGGTCGGGGTCAACTGGAGCGTCCTGGTCATCTTCGCGCTGATCGCCTGGGCGCTGTCGGCCAACCAGTTCCCCCGGGCCTACCCGGACCGGCCGGTGATCGCGTACGTCCTGGCGGGGCTCGCGGCGGCGGTGGTCTTCTTCCTCGGCCTGCTCGCCCACGAGGTGTCGCACGCGGTCGTCGCCAAGCGCAACGGGCTGGAGGTCGGCGGCATCACGCTCTGGCTCTTCGGCGGGGTGGCCGAGCTGCGCGGCGAGGCGCGCGACCCGGGCGCGGAGCTGCGCATCGCGGGCGTGGGGCCGCTGGTGAGCCTGCTGATCGGGTTCTTCTTCGGCGCGATCGCGGTGCTGCTCGCCCTGGCCGGGGTGGAGGGGCTGCTGCTCGGCTCGCTGGCCTGGCTGGCCGGCATCAACGTGCTGCTGGCGGTCTTCAACGCGCTGCCGGCCGCCCCGCTGGACGGCGGGCGGCTGCTGCGCGCGGCGGTCTGGAAGGCGACCGGCGACCGGACGAAGGCGTCGGTGGTGGCCGCCCGGGCCGGCTGGGTGCTCGGCGCGCTGCTGATCGGGCTGGGGCTGTGGCAGTTCCTGGCGGGCGTCGGCTTCGGCGGGCTGTGGCTGGCCCTGATCGGCTGGTTCCTGATCGGCGCCGCCGGCATGGAGGAGCGGCAGGCCCGGATGGGCAGCGCGCTGCGCGGCGTGCGAGTCGCCGACGTGATGACGCCGCAGCCGCAGACCGCGTCGGGTCAGATGACGGTTGCCGACTTCGTCGACCACTACCTGTTCGCGTACCGGCACACGGCACTGCCGCTCACCGAGGACGACCGGCCCGTCGGCCTGGTCACCCTCGACCGGGTGCGCGGCATCCCGGCGGACCGCCGGGATGCCACCACGCTGGCCGAGGTGGCGTGCCGCGCCGACGAGCTGGTGCTGGCGCGGCCGGAGGAGTCGCTGAACGACCTGCTGCCCCGGCTCAGCGAGTGCGCCGACGGGCGAGCCCTGGTGGTCGCCGACGGGCGGCTGGTCGGGATCGTCTCGCCCAGCGACATCAGCCGGGCCGTGCAGCGCGGCAGCCTGCGCGAGCAGCTCGCCGACCGGCCCGGCCGCTAG
- the serS gene encoding serine--tRNA ligase — translation MLDMELIRKDREAVATALAKRLDPAEVTRALDEIQRLDQERRALISEIDAERQRRKAEARAYAQAKRAGTEPQVTAPEAERKQLAELESQLDEVQARLRARMSELPNLPADDVVAGGKEANRVVKTFGEPPVIEKVRDHVELSRALGLVDHERGVKLGGSGFWMYTGMGARLEWALVNWLIERNIEAGYEFLLPPHLLLDTAGFAAGQFPKFYDDVYHLDKQSAPRGQFLLPTAETAILGAYQDEILDTTKLPLKVFAYTPCYRREAAGSHSDERGTVRGHQFNKVEIFQFTLPEQADAALEQMVGHAESLVEGLGLHYQRSLLSAGDASAAMRKTLDIEVWMPSTGKYKEVSSVSWGGDYQARRAAIRYREPGGKQTRFVHTLNGSALATSRLLPAILEQFQQPDGSVLVPEVLRDRLGTDRLTPLR, via the coding sequence ATGCTCGACATGGAGTTGATCCGGAAGGATCGCGAGGCGGTGGCGACCGCGCTGGCGAAGCGACTGGATCCCGCCGAGGTCACCCGGGCCCTGGACGAGATCCAGCGGCTCGACCAGGAACGCCGCGCCCTGATCAGCGAGATCGACGCCGAGCGGCAGCGCCGCAAGGCCGAGGCGCGCGCGTACGCGCAGGCGAAGCGGGCCGGCACCGAGCCGCAGGTCACCGCCCCGGAGGCGGAGCGCAAGCAGCTCGCCGAGCTGGAGAGTCAGCTCGACGAGGTGCAGGCCCGGCTGCGCGCCCGGATGAGCGAGCTGCCCAACCTGCCCGCCGACGACGTCGTGGCCGGCGGCAAGGAGGCCAACCGGGTCGTCAAGACCTTCGGCGAGCCGCCGGTGATCGAGAAGGTCCGCGACCACGTGGAGCTGAGCCGCGCGCTCGGCCTGGTCGACCACGAACGCGGGGTCAAGCTCGGCGGCTCCGGCTTCTGGATGTACACGGGCATGGGCGCCCGGCTGGAGTGGGCGCTGGTCAACTGGCTGATCGAGCGGAACATCGAGGCCGGTTACGAGTTCCTGCTCCCGCCGCACCTGCTGCTGGACACGGCCGGCTTCGCCGCCGGGCAGTTCCCGAAGTTCTACGACGACGTCTACCACCTGGACAAGCAGTCCGCGCCGCGCGGGCAGTTCCTGCTGCCGACCGCCGAGACGGCCATCCTCGGCGCCTACCAGGACGAGATCCTCGACACCACGAAGCTGCCGCTGAAGGTGTTCGCCTACACGCCCTGCTACCGGCGCGAGGCCGCCGGCTCGCACTCCGACGAGCGCGGCACGGTGCGCGGCCACCAGTTCAACAAGGTGGAGATCTTCCAGTTCACCCTGCCGGAGCAGGCCGACGCCGCGCTGGAGCAGATGGTCGGCCACGCGGAGAGCCTGGTCGAGGGGCTGGGCCTGCACTACCAGCGCAGCCTGCTCTCGGCCGGCGACGCCAGCGCCGCGATGCGCAAGACCCTCGACATCGAGGTCTGGATGCCGAGCACCGGCAAGTACAAGGAGGTCTCGTCGGTCTCCTGGGGCGGCGACTACCAGGCGCGCCGGGCGGCCATCCGCTACCGCGAGCCGGGCGGCAAGCAGACCCGCTTCGTGCACACCCTCAACGGGTCGGCGCTGGCCACCAGCCGACTCCTCCCGGCCATCCTGGAGCAGTTCCAGCAGCCCGACGGCTCGGTGCTGGTACCGGAGGTCCTCCGCGACCGCCTGGGCACCGACCGCCTCACCCCCCTCCGCTGA
- a CDS encoding FAD-binding protein — MPGRNWAGNVRYAARRRHRPASLDELRRLVAGGERVRAVGTGHSFNRLGDTTGDLVSLAGMPATVALDPDRRTVSVPAAMRYGDLAARLHERGYALANLASLPHISVAGAVATGTHGSGVTVGNLATAVAGLELVTADGDLLTVDRATDGDTFAGMVVSLGALGVVTRLTLDVVPAYDLRQYVRLGLPRETLDAAFASAYSVSVFTDFRSRRLREVWLKQRADAPPPPADWLGTTAAEGPRHPVPGMPAENCTPQLGAPGPWHERLPHFRLGFTPSSGDELQSEYHLPRGAAAAVLAALDPVAHLIAPVLQVCELRAVAADALWLSPNHGRDSLAVHFTWVADAAAVLPVVAAVEERLAPFAPRPHWGKVFGLAPAAVAAAWPRYADFLDLMRRLDPAGKFRTDLLDRYFPRS; from the coding sequence GTGCCCGGCCGCAACTGGGCGGGCAACGTCCGCTACGCCGCCCGCCGGCGGCACCGGCCGGCCTCGCTCGACGAGCTACGCCGGCTGGTCGCGGGCGGCGAACGCGTCCGGGCCGTCGGCACCGGGCACTCCTTCAACCGGCTCGGGGACACCACCGGGGACCTGGTCTCGTTGGCCGGGATGCCCGCGACCGTCGCGCTCGACCCGGACCGGCGGACCGTCTCCGTGCCGGCAGCGATGCGGTACGGGGACCTGGCCGCCCGGCTGCACGAGCGGGGGTACGCCCTGGCGAACCTCGCCTCCCTGCCGCACATCTCGGTCGCCGGGGCGGTCGCCACGGGCACCCACGGCTCGGGCGTGACCGTCGGCAACCTCGCCACCGCGGTCGCCGGGCTGGAACTGGTGACCGCCGACGGGGACCTGCTGACCGTGGACCGGGCCACGGACGGGGACACGTTCGCCGGGATGGTGGTGTCGCTCGGCGCGCTGGGCGTGGTCACCCGGCTCACCCTCGACGTGGTGCCCGCCTACGACCTGCGCCAGTACGTCCGCCTCGGCCTGCCCCGCGAGACGCTGGACGCGGCGTTCGCCTCGGCGTACAGCGTCAGCGTCTTCACCGACTTCCGGAGCCGGCGGCTGCGGGAGGTGTGGCTGAAGCAGCGCGCGGACGCGCCCCCACCGCCGGCGGACTGGCTGGGCACGACGGCGGCCGAGGGGCCGCGGCATCCGGTGCCCGGCATGCCGGCGGAGAACTGCACCCCGCAGCTCGGCGCGCCCGGGCCGTGGCACGAGCGGCTGCCGCACTTCCGGCTCGGATTCACCCCGAGCAGCGGCGACGAGCTCCAGTCGGAGTACCACCTGCCGCGCGGCGCGGCGGCGGCCGTGCTGGCCGCGCTGGACCCGGTGGCGCACCTGATCGCGCCGGTGCTCCAGGTCTGCGAGCTGCGGGCGGTGGCGGCGGACGCGCTCTGGCTCAGCCCGAACCACGGGCGGGACAGCCTCGCCGTCCACTTCACCTGGGTCGCCGACGCGGCGGCGGTGCTGCCGGTGGTGGCGGCGGTGGAGGAGCGGCTCGCGCCGTTCGCGCCGCGCCCGCACTGGGGCAAGGTGTTCGGCCTCGCCCCGGCGGCGGTGGCCGCCGCCTGGCCCCGGTACGCGGACTTCCTCGACCTGATGCGACGGCTCGACCCGGCCGGGAAGTTCCGCACCGACCTGCTGGACCGCTACTTCCCCCGGAGCTGA
- a CDS encoding type II toxin-antitoxin system VapB family antitoxin, with protein MSRTILDVDDELLAEAGKILGTTTRKATVNAALKAIVDREKRRQFADWLASGGLPDLTGPVERAR; from the coding sequence GTGAGCCGGACGATTCTCGACGTCGATGACGAGCTGCTCGCCGAGGCCGGCAAGATCCTCGGCACGACGACCAGGAAGGCCACCGTCAACGCGGCGCTCAAGGCGATCGTCGACCGTGAGAAGCGGCGGCAGTTCGCCGACTGGCTCGCGAGCGGAGGGCTGCCCGACCTCACCGGCCCCGTCGAGCGTGCACGGTAA
- a CDS encoding alpha-amylase produces MQRRRRLSAITALGVIASLIVPVTATAPPAAAAPAGSKKVIANLFEWNWTSVASECRTTLGPKGYGWVQVSPPQEHVRGSQWWVAYQPVSYRIESRKGTRAQFKSMVDACHAAGVKVVVDAVVNHMSGQDNGGTGWAGSSYGHYNYPGIYQTQDFHHCGRNGGDDIANYNDRWEVQNCELVNLADLKTESDYVRTRIAGYLNDLLSLGVDGFRMDASKHMPAADIAAIKGKLSRSAYVVQEVIHGAGEPIQPGEYTGNGDVHEFRYGKDLARVFRSEKLAYLRNFGEGWGHLPSGSAAVFVDNHDTQRDVGGVLTYRDRGVYALANAFMLGWPYGSPTVMSSYTFSQRDQGPPQDGSGRTLDATCYSGWECEHRWPAIANMVGFRNATEGAGVANWYDNGNNHIAFSRAGRGYLTVNDEDYAITGRSYYTGLPAGRYCDVIHGTFGNGTCSGPVITVDGNGWFAADVPAHDAIAIHAGARLS; encoded by the coding sequence ATGCAGAGACGTCGGCGTCTGTCGGCGATCACCGCCCTCGGCGTGATCGCGAGCCTGATCGTCCCCGTCACCGCGACGGCACCCCCGGCCGCCGCGGCGCCGGCCGGCAGCAAGAAGGTCATCGCCAACCTCTTCGAGTGGAACTGGACCTCGGTGGCGTCCGAGTGCCGCACCACCCTCGGCCCGAAGGGCTACGGCTGGGTCCAGGTCTCCCCGCCGCAGGAGCACGTCCGCGGCTCGCAGTGGTGGGTGGCCTACCAGCCGGTCAGCTACCGGATCGAGTCCCGCAAGGGCACCCGCGCCCAGTTCAAGTCCATGGTCGACGCCTGCCACGCCGCCGGCGTCAAGGTCGTCGTCGACGCGGTCGTCAACCACATGTCCGGCCAGGACAACGGCGGCACCGGCTGGGCCGGCTCGTCGTACGGGCACTACAACTACCCCGGGATCTACCAGACGCAGGACTTCCACCACTGCGGCCGCAACGGCGGCGACGACATCGCCAACTACAACGACCGGTGGGAGGTGCAGAACTGCGAGCTGGTCAACCTCGCCGACCTGAAGACCGAGTCGGACTACGTCCGCACGCGGATCGCCGGCTACCTCAACGACCTGCTCTCGCTCGGCGTCGACGGCTTCCGGATGGACGCCAGCAAGCACATGCCGGCCGCCGACATCGCCGCCATCAAGGGCAAGCTGTCCCGCTCGGCGTACGTTGTGCAGGAGGTCATCCACGGCGCCGGCGAGCCGATCCAGCCGGGTGAGTACACCGGCAACGGCGACGTGCACGAGTTCCGCTACGGCAAGGACCTGGCCCGGGTCTTCCGCTCCGAGAAGCTCGCCTACCTGCGCAACTTCGGCGAGGGCTGGGGGCACCTGCCCAGCGGCTCGGCCGCGGTCTTCGTGGACAACCACGACACCCAGCGCGACGTGGGCGGCGTCCTGACCTACCGCGACCGGGGCGTCTACGCGTTGGCCAACGCGTTCATGCTCGGCTGGCCGTACGGCTCCCCGACGGTCATGTCGAGCTACACCTTCAGCCAGCGCGACCAGGGCCCGCCGCAGGACGGCTCGGGCCGGACCCTCGACGCCACCTGCTACTCCGGCTGGGAGTGCGAGCACCGCTGGCCGGCGATCGCCAACATGGTCGGCTTCCGCAACGCCACGGAGGGCGCCGGCGTCGCCAACTGGTACGACAACGGCAACAACCACATCGCCTTCAGCCGGGCCGGCAGGGGCTACCTGACCGTCAACGACGAGGATTACGCGATCACCGGCCGGTCCTACTACACCGGGCTGCCGGCCGGCCGCTACTGCGACGTCATCCACGGCACCTTCGGCAACGGCACGTGCAGCGGGCCGGTGATCACCGTGGACGGCAACGGCTGGTTCGCGGCGGACGTGCCCGCCCACGACGCGATCGCCATCCACGCCGGAGCGCGCCTGAGCTGA
- a CDS encoding helix-turn-helix domain-containing protein, with protein MTGSPTVRRRRLAAALRRLREQTGMTADQAAKEVGISKSAISRIENAQVSVMPPVARGLLELYGVEGEEVDALVQVARDARKRGWWQAYDDVLPDWFEVYVGLEAEASEIRAFEPQLIPGLLQTADYARAVIRAEHPDAPGDEVDRRVELRMRRQNSDTPPKLWVVLDEAALRRPVGGAEVFAAQLRRLVEEADRPGRTIQILTFGAGEYGSMGSAFSVLTFPEPADPGVVYVETRAGSLYLEGQQVREYSRVFEHLVATAASARESRDLIQGAIDEL; from the coding sequence ATGACTGGAAGTCCGACCGTCCGACGTCGACGCCTGGCTGCCGCGCTTCGTCGCCTTCGCGAGCAGACCGGCATGACCGCCGACCAGGCCGCCAAGGAGGTGGGTATCTCGAAGTCGGCGATCAGCCGCATCGAGAACGCCCAGGTCTCCGTCATGCCGCCGGTCGCCCGTGGCCTCCTTGAGCTGTACGGCGTCGAGGGTGAGGAGGTCGACGCACTCGTCCAGGTGGCCCGCGACGCCCGGAAACGCGGCTGGTGGCAGGCGTACGACGATGTGCTGCCGGACTGGTTCGAGGTCTACGTCGGGCTGGAGGCCGAGGCGTCGGAGATCCGAGCCTTCGAGCCGCAACTGATCCCGGGCCTGCTCCAGACCGCCGACTACGCCCGCGCGGTGATCCGCGCCGAGCACCCGGACGCGCCCGGCGACGAGGTCGACCGGCGGGTGGAGTTGCGGATGCGCCGCCAGAACTCCGACACTCCGCCGAAGCTCTGGGTGGTGCTGGACGAGGCAGCCCTGCGGCGGCCGGTCGGCGGCGCGGAGGTGTTCGCGGCACAGTTGCGGCGGCTGGTCGAGGAGGCGGACCGGCCCGGCCGCACCATCCAGATCCTGACCTTCGGCGCAGGCGAGTACGGCTCGATGGGCAGCGCCTTCAGCGTGCTGACCTTCCCCGAGCCGGCCGATCCGGGGGTCGTCTACGTCGAAACCCGCGCGGGTAGCCTCTATCTCGAAGGCCAACAGGTCAGGGAGTACAGCCGCGTCTTCGAGCACCTGGTCGCCACGGCGGCCAGCGCCCGCGAGTCACGCGACCTGATCCAGGGGGCGATCGACGAGCTGTGA
- a CDS encoding DUF397 domain-containing protein, giving the protein MEEVNQAAVTWRKSTRSNGSGNCVEFADNLPGVVGLRDSKDPTGPILAFEPISWAAFVRAVKDETLGC; this is encoded by the coding sequence GTGGAAGAGGTCAACCAGGCCGCAGTGACCTGGCGCAAGAGCACCCGCAGCAACGGCTCCGGCAACTGCGTCGAGTTCGCCGACAATCTCCCCGGCGTCGTCGGGCTTCGTGACAGCAAGGACCCGACCGGCCCGATCCTCGCCTTCGAGCCGATCAGTTGGGCTGCCTTCGTTCGGGCCGTCAAGGACGAGACGCTGGGCTGCTGA
- a CDS encoding L,D-transpeptidase, producing the protein MHFDRITTRRAGRLVAAVGVPLLLLAAGVTGWTLTPDGAPPAPPVVGPPAPTAASPTGAAPTPERVPVAAPAPDDLPVVDYDPAPKGFPADPGALDTTPLTEGLHPTRRIAAYTAPGGRPLAFLAPTINGVELTMPIAQRRAGWTAVLLPSANRTLAWLPPGGFTTVALRDQIVVERRAHRLTWYRSGRAVRTWEVSLGQRGQETPLGRTFVLGRTPPPESVYGGVDIFALGSVPDDPDSVPPGLRGAHIGIHSWYHDGELGENTTNGCIRLTKSGQRELLAEVRPGTEVVVVDELPAPPPTA; encoded by the coding sequence GTGCACTTTGACCGAATCACCACGCGACGGGCCGGCCGGCTGGTCGCCGCCGTCGGCGTACCCCTGCTGCTGCTCGCCGCCGGGGTCACCGGCTGGACGCTGACCCCGGACGGCGCGCCCCCCGCGCCGCCGGTCGTCGGTCCGCCCGCGCCGACCGCCGCGAGCCCGACCGGCGCGGCCCCCACCCCGGAGCGGGTGCCCGTCGCCGCGCCCGCGCCCGACGACCTACCGGTGGTCGACTACGACCCGGCGCCCAAGGGGTTCCCCGCCGACCCGGGCGCCCTCGACACCACGCCGCTGACCGAGGGCCTGCATCCGACCCGCCGGATCGCCGCCTACACCGCCCCCGGCGGCCGGCCGCTGGCCTTCCTCGCCCCCACCATCAACGGCGTCGAGCTGACCATGCCGATCGCCCAGCGGCGCGCCGGCTGGACGGCGGTGCTGCTCCCCTCGGCCAACCGCACCCTCGCCTGGCTGCCGCCCGGCGGCTTCACCACCGTCGCGCTGCGCGACCAGATCGTGGTCGAGCGCAGGGCGCACCGGCTGACCTGGTACCGGTCCGGCCGGGCCGTGCGCACCTGGGAGGTCAGCCTCGGCCAGCGCGGCCAGGAGACCCCGCTGGGCCGGACCTTCGTCCTCGGCCGCACCCCGCCCCCGGAGAGCGTGTACGGGGGCGTGGACATCTTCGCCCTCGGCTCGGTGCCCGACGACCCCGACTCGGTGCCGCCCGGCCTGCGCGGCGCGCACATCGGCATACACAGCTGGTACCACGACGGCGAGCTGGGCGAGAACACCACCAACGGCTGCATCCGGCTGACGAAGAGCGGGCAGCGGGAACTGCTGGCCGAGGTGCGCCCGGGCACCGAGGTGGTGGTGGTCGACGAGCTGCCCGCCCCGCCGCCGACCGCCTGA
- a CDS encoding prolyl oligopeptidase family serine peptidase: protein MTVQRDDPYLWLEDLDGADAARWVRDRNAETVAALTGGEGFAALRAELRRVLDAEDRIPYPGWRGDHRYYNFWTDAAHPRGVWRRTTLDQYRRAEPEWDVLLDLDALAAEEGENWVWGGATVLRPGYGRCLVSLSRGGGDAVVVREFDLDRRAFVADGFTLPEAKSDVGWIDADHIYVATDFGPGSLTSSGYPRLVKRWRRGTPLAEAEIVHEGHADDVAVWASHDPTPGFERDFVGRRLDFFRSERHLLTGTGERILIAVPEDAEWDVHREWLLVRPRSPWRVGGVEHPAGALLATRFDAFLAGGRELTVLFRPDDRTALSDHFWTRHHLILATLVDVRSRLEVLTPDGAGWRREPLPGVPEFDHSEVVDTDPDNDDAYLLASEGFLQPATLRLGQVGGAVETLRRAPASFDADGLAVRQFFAASADGTRVPYFVVGDPDAPAAPTLLTGYGGFEIPLTPHYSGVIGRGWLARGGTYVVANIRGGGEYGPGWHRAALRENRPRAYEDFAAVAADLVARGITTPERLGISGGSNGGLLMGVMLTRHPSLFGAVVAHVPVLDMRRYHRLLAGASWMAEYGDPDVPADWEFLRRYSPYHNVDGDRPYPPILLVTSTRDDRVHPGHARKMAARLREHGHEVAYYENVEGGHGAAANNEQRAFVWALTLEFLWRRLAVPAHAVPRQAAPADPARLADGPAVVAEPPGTGPAVVAEPPGSAPA from the coding sequence GTGACCGTGCAGCGCGACGACCCGTACCTCTGGCTGGAAGATCTCGACGGCGCGGACGCCGCGCGGTGGGTGCGGGACCGCAACGCGGAGACCGTGGCCGCCCTGACCGGCGGAGAGGGGTTCGCCGCGCTGCGGGCCGAGCTTCGGCGGGTGCTCGACGCGGAGGACCGCATCCCCTACCCCGGGTGGCGCGGAGACCACCGCTACTACAACTTCTGGACCGACGCGGCGCACCCGCGCGGGGTCTGGCGGCGGACGACCCTCGACCAGTACCGCCGGGCGGAGCCGGAGTGGGACGTGCTGCTCGACCTGGACGCGCTGGCCGCCGAGGAGGGCGAGAACTGGGTCTGGGGCGGGGCGACGGTGCTGCGGCCGGGCTACGGGCGCTGCCTGGTGAGCCTCTCCCGGGGCGGGGGCGACGCGGTCGTGGTGCGGGAGTTCGACCTCGACCGTCGCGCCTTCGTCGCGGACGGCTTCACGCTGCCGGAGGCGAAGAGCGACGTCGGCTGGATCGACGCCGACCACATCTACGTCGCCACCGACTTCGGCCCCGGGTCGCTCACCTCCTCCGGGTATCCCCGCCTGGTCAAGCGGTGGCGGCGGGGCACGCCGCTGGCTGAGGCCGAGATCGTCCACGAGGGGCACGCCGACGACGTCGCCGTCTGGGCCTCGCACGACCCGACGCCCGGCTTCGAACGCGACTTCGTGGGTCGGAGGCTGGACTTCTTCCGATCCGAGCGACACCTGCTGACCGGTACGGGCGAGCGGATCCTGATCGCCGTGCCGGAGGACGCCGAGTGGGACGTGCACCGGGAGTGGCTGCTGGTCCGGCCGCGCTCGCCGTGGCGGGTCGGCGGGGTGGAGCACCCCGCGGGCGCCCTGTTGGCGACCCGGTTCGACGCGTTCCTCGCCGGCGGGCGGGAGCTGACGGTGCTCTTCCGCCCCGACGACCGTACGGCGCTGAGCGACCACTTCTGGACCCGCCACCACCTGATCCTGGCCACCCTCGTCGACGTGCGGAGCCGGCTGGAGGTGCTGACGCCCGACGGGGCGGGCTGGCGGCGGGAACCCCTGCCCGGGGTGCCGGAGTTCGACCACAGCGAGGTCGTGGACACCGACCCGGACAACGACGACGCCTACCTGCTCGCCTCGGAGGGGTTCCTCCAGCCGGCGACGCTGCGGCTCGGGCAGGTCGGCGGCGCGGTCGAGACGCTCAGGCGCGCGCCGGCGTCCTTCGACGCGGACGGCCTGGCGGTGCGGCAGTTCTTCGCCGCCTCGGCCGACGGCACCCGGGTGCCGTACTTCGTGGTGGGGGACCCGGACGCGCCCGCCGCTCCGACGCTGCTCACCGGCTACGGCGGGTTCGAGATTCCCCTGACCCCGCACTACAGCGGGGTCATCGGGCGGGGCTGGCTGGCCCGGGGCGGCACCTATGTGGTGGCGAACATCCGGGGCGGCGGGGAGTACGGCCCCGGGTGGCACCGGGCCGCGCTGCGGGAGAACCGGCCCCGGGCGTACGAGGACTTCGCGGCGGTGGCGGCGGACCTGGTGGCCCGGGGCATCACCACGCCGGAGCGGCTCGGTATCTCCGGCGGCAGTAACGGCGGCCTGCTGATGGGGGTGATGCTGACCCGCCACCCGTCGCTGTTCGGGGCGGTCGTCGCGCACGTGCCGGTGCTGGACATGCGGCGCTACCACCGGCTGCTGGCGGGCGCCTCGTGGATGGCCGAGTACGGCGACCCGGACGTGCCGGCCGACTGGGAGTTCCTGCGCCGGTACTCGCCCTACCACAACGTCGACGGCGACCGGCCGTACCCGCCGATCCTGCTCGTCACCTCGACCCGCGACGACCGGGTGCACCCCGGGCACGCCCGCAAGATGGCGGCCCGGCTGCGCGAACACGGCCACGAGGTGGCCTACTACGAGAACGTCGAGGGCGGGCACGGCGCGGCGGCGAACAACGAGCAGCGCGCCTTCGTCTGGGCGCTGACCCTGGAGTTCCTCTGGCGCAGGCTGGCCGTGCCGGCGCACGCCGTGCCGCGCCAGGCCGCCCCGGCCGACCCGGCCCGGCTCGCGGACGGGCCGGCTGTCGTGGCCGAACCGCCGGGCACCGGGCCGGCTGTCGTGGCCGAACCGCCGGGCAGCGCGCCGGCGTAG
- a CDS encoding DivIVA domain-containing protein, whose product MRVFFRHARRRQRSVLGPTRYRSAAYHPLRPWQVRERRFRPTPLGRRGLDPVEVREFLDQVAGDLAIVYDALAQSRRETDRIKDALRRWQSEQTRARNERRYDR is encoded by the coding sequence ATGCGCGTCTTCTTTCGGCATGCCCGGCGTCGCCAGCGGTCGGTCCTCGGGCCGACCCGCTACCGCTCGGCGGCCTACCATCCGTTGCGGCCGTGGCAGGTGCGCGAGCGTCGGTTCCGGCCGACCCCGCTCGGCCGGCGCGGGCTCGACCCGGTCGAGGTGCGGGAGTTTCTCGACCAGGTCGCCGGGGACCTGGCCATCGTCTACGACGCGCTCGCCCAGAGCCGCCGGGAGACCGACCGGATCAAGGACGCGCTGCGCCGCTGGCAGTCGGAGCAGACCCGGGCCCGCAACGAGCGGCGGTACGACCGGTGA